Sequence from the Clostridium saccharobutylicum DSM 13864 genome:
CTTTTTGTCCTTTAATATTTTTGTCAGTTCATTTTTTAACTTATCTTTCCACATATCTCTCTTTTTCCTCCTATTCCTTCATTTTATAAACTTCTATTTTATCTTTTGAAACGCTCAATTCATCTGACACAAAATTAATTATGTCTTCATATTCTTTATTATCATCTTCTGTACTCTCTTGTCCTTTTCCATTAATCTCTACCTTTTTTATCTTACTTATCTTATTGTTTTCTACACCTATTCTAAGTTTTTTTATATTAAAATTTATATTTGTAAAATCAATATCACAATCAACATCACTTTTAAAATTCATATCTTTATATTTATTTTTGAGTAAATTATCACAATTCTCATCGAAATTTTTTATAAATGCTTTCTTTCTGGCATCATTTTTATCTTCTTTACTATCAATAGAATTAGAATTATCTGAATTAATTTTATTTTGCTTTTCTGAAAATACAGTTTCATATTTTTCAATGCCTTGCGATATATTTTTTTGTCCTTTAGATATAAATTGTAAAATCGGATTTAATATCGCACTTATTAAAATTAAACCTAATACAAATTTAATATATTTTTTCATTTTATTATTTGGAGATATAAGCTCTACTGCACTTATGAATATAAGAATAGTCACAAGAGTTGTTACAATGCCCTTTAAAGTTTCTATAAACATAGCTTTCTACCCTCCAACTACATAGCTTCCCGAAGCTGCCATTATTGCAATTAATATAAAGAACATTAAACTCACGCATAAAACGCATGATGTAATTAATATCATTGAACTAGCAGCAGATTCCAAACATTTTGTAATTCTTGAATCACTTATTGGTTCCACCAGCGCTGCTGATAATTTGTAAATAAACGTCATAAGCACAAGCTTTACAATTGGGTATAAAAGTAACAAAACTATTACAACTAGTCCCATAGAGCTTATTGCATTTTTTATTATAAGAGAATATCCTGCAACTGATGCAATAGCATCCGAAAAAGTTTTTCCAACTATAGGTATAAAATTATCTATTGCAAACTTTGCCGTTTTTAGTGTTACTGCATCAATTGTTTTGGATGTAATGCCTCTTATAGTTAAAAGTGCTATAAAGATTGTTATTATAATACCTTGAAACCAAAGAGTACATTGCTTTAACAATCCACATAAATTTGTTATCTTATGTTCTGTAGAAAGATTATTTGCAAATTCTAACATAAACCCCATTAATATCATTGGAATTATAATGTTTGAATATACCTTTGGTATAAATACAACACATGCAAGAACAATAGGATCTAAAGTAGTTGCTTGAGCAACTCCACCGGTAAGTCCAATCATAGTAACAAGTATTGGAAGAAGCGCACTCATAAAATCTGAAATATTTGATATTACCTCTTTTGCTACTGAAATTGAAATTATGAAGCTTTTAGCTAACACAACTATGATTAGCGCATAGCATGCATAAAATGCTACCTGGGATATATTTTCTCCCGAAAATGCATCCTGAAGATTTTTGAGTAGTGAACATATTATTGCTATTGTAACTACAGAAATTATAAGTTTCAAAACACTCTTAACCTCTTTAAACACAAGGCTTAAAACCGCTTTTCCTATTACATCAAATGAAAGGTTCCCCTTCCCATTTGCAATATATGTCTTTATATAATCTACTGGATTTAAATTCTGCATAAGTTCTACATCTGTTTTCATATTGTTTATATACTTATATAAAGAATCGATTTGTTCTTTTGCACTACCACCCAAATCGTCTATACTAACCTTGCTATCCAAATTTCCTTTACTCTGTTCTTGATTCTGAGTCGTTTCATTATTCATTGTTATATTATTTTTATAATCAGCAGTTTCAGCTGCATATACACATTTTTTTAAAAAAGACCTTTCCATTGGAACTATAGAAATAATCATGGTAATTATTAAATTTAATATTATAACTATTGTAAATCTCTTTATTATCTTCATAATATACACCTACATTATCTGTAATATAGAATTTAATACAGCCATAAGTATTGGAATTGCAAGAACTAATATCATTATTTTTCCCGAAAAATCTATTTGTGTAGCTAAGCTATCTGCATTAGCATCTTTACACAATGCACTTGAGAATGATGCTATATAAGCTATAGCTAAAATTTTAAGTACAATTCCAATATAAACCGTATCAAGATTTGCCTTATCTGAAATTGTCTGAAGAAAATCAATTATTTCTTTAAGAGGTTCTATCATAATTAGAAATATTAATGCTCCAGCTGTTAATGCAAGTAATGGATTAAGTTCGTTTTTAGCGTTTTTTAATAGAAGCATTATAAACAAAGCTACAAAAGCCAGCCCTACGATTTTTATTATTAACATGTAATCACCTACATAACAAACATAGTCTTAACTGTATTGAATAAATCACCTATAATAGAAATTATCATAAGTAAAATTATTACAACTCCAGCTATATTTGTGATTGCTGCTATCTCACCTTTTCCACTACTTGTTAATACTTTATCTAACACTACAAGCAGTATTCCTGCTCCGCCAATCTTGAAAAGAATATTTATATCATGCATTTTCTTCTCCCCCATCCAAACTAAAATATTACTACATTGTTCATTTGTACTTTATACTTATAAATATTTTCATATTGTTCTTTTTATGTGCTATATTAAAAAAATAGTAATCATTGCTCCAAAACATACCCCTAGATATCTATAAAGTTTTATATTTTTTTTTGCAATTTCCTCAGCATCCTTTAAATTAAGTTTAATTCCCTCAATTGCCAATGTGAATATTTTTTCTTGTCCATAAACTCCTGATTCACCAAGAGACTTAAAGAAATCACTAATTATTTTCTTATCACTATCATCCAAATAAAATTCATTTTCTAAAACCTTAAATTCCTCTCTAGCACCTTCATAAACACTTTCTACATTTCCTTTAATTAATCTCTCCTCAATAGCTTTAGTAATTTTTTTTATAGGCTCTTCTACTTTAAAGCAAAGATTTTCTAAAGCCTCAGGTAAAGGAGTAGTCCCGTATATAATATCATTTTCAAGTATTAGTAACGCCTTTAAAATTTCTTTAAGTTCATTCATACGTTTTCTAAAAGTTTCTCCATACATAAAACCAATATATGAACTTGTAGTAAATATCATAATCATAAAAATCAATTTAAGCATGTCATATCACCACCTTTTAGTGAATAAACACTTTCAATTGTTCCTACACCATTTCTATTACTTAAAATTATTGCTCTCTCAAGAATTTGATTATCTAATAAATCTGAAAATACTCGGCGCTTGTATAAATCTTCAATTGTAAACCCATGTATTGTCGTAATTATATTTACTCCAGAATTAAATGCCATCATAAGAGATTCAATATCACCTTTAGTTCCTATTTCATCGCAAATTATGATTTCTGGCGAAAGACTTCGTATTGCCATAATTAGTCCTTCTCTTTTCAAACAATTATCTAAGATGTCAGTTCTTATTCCCAAATCATTTTGTGGTATTCCAAAATGACAAGCACCAATTTCACTTCTTTCAT
This genomic interval carries:
- the spoIIIAD gene encoding stage III sporulation protein AD; this encodes MLIIKIVGLAFVALFIMLLLKNAKNELNPLLALTAGALIFLIMIEPLKEIIDFLQTISDKANLDTVYIGIVLKILAIAYIASFSSALCKDANADSLATQIDFSGKIMILVLAIPILMAVLNSILQIM
- the spoIIIAE gene encoding stage III sporulation protein AE; the protein is MKIIKRFTIVIILNLIITMIISIVPMERSFLKKCVYAAETADYKNNITMNNETTQNQEQSKGNLDSKVSIDDLGGSAKEQIDSLYKYINNMKTDVELMQNLNPVDYIKTYIANGKGNLSFDVIGKAVLSLVFKEVKSVLKLIISVVTIAIICSLLKNLQDAFSGENISQVAFYACYALIIVVLAKSFIISISVAKEVISNISDFMSALLPILVTMIGLTGGVAQATTLDPIVLACVVFIPKVYSNIIIPMILMGFMLEFANNLSTEHKITNLCGLLKQCTLWFQGIIITIFIALLTIRGITSKTIDAVTLKTAKFAIDNFIPIVGKTFSDAIASVAGYSLIIKNAISSMGLVVIVLLLLYPIVKLVLMTFIYKLSAALVEPISDSRITKCLESAASSMILITSCVLCVSLMFFILIAIMAASGSYVVGG
- the spoIIIAF gene encoding stage III sporulation protein AF, producing MFIETLKGIVTTLVTILIFISAVELISPNNKMKKYIKFVLGLILISAILNPILQFISKGQKNISQGIEKYETVFSEKQNKINSDNSNSIDSKEDKNDARKKAFIKNFDENCDNLLKNKYKDMNFKSDVDCDIDFTNINFNIKKLRIGVENNKISKIKKVEINGKGQESTEDDNKEYEDIINFVSDELSVSKDKIEVYKMKE
- the spoIIIAC gene encoding stage III sporulation protein AC, with the translated sequence MHDINILFKIGGAGILLVVLDKVLTSSGKGEIAAITNIAGVVIILLMIISIIGDLFNTVKTMFVM
- the spoIIIAB gene encoding stage III sporulation protein SpoIIIAB encodes the protein MLKLIFMIMIFTTSSYIGFMYGETFRKRMNELKEILKALLILENDIIYGTTPLPEALENLCFKVEEPIKKITKAIEERLIKGNVESVYEGAREEFKVLENEFYLDDSDKKIISDFFKSLGESGVYGQEKIFTLAIEGIKLNLKDAEEIAKKNIKLYRYLGVCFGAMITIFLI